The following proteins come from a genomic window of Pyxidicoccus sp. MSG2:
- a CDS encoding serine hydrolase domain-containing protein: MTYRHFFRGPTPAFVARALSALALTAAMALTVPAAAAARAPAVAPPPFTQVIEREVPAIMKEAHIQGAAVGLIVGGKLVYAKGFGYADHAGKVPVTPDTVFVAASLSKPIASWVTMRLAEQGRVQLDKSVAEVLSPWPLAQNEFDHRLITIRRLLSHTAGTTLGGYQGWLDFKELPSLEESLAGETNGRGAVELFAPVGVKFQYSGGGYTLMQLAIERTTQRRYSDLARELVFRPLGMKHSSVAMTPEVLAGAAQGHDDGGKPVPARYYVEQAPSTLTTTVRDFARWMIAGMANTAGAHPLTQAQLAQMYTPAELSTPRAPDEAVYGLGHFIERLGDGSTAVGHDGRNQAGFRAKFLMRPQSGDGIVFFSNSRSGLALDRVVCLWGADVAKVDPVTTCKK, encoded by the coding sequence ATGACCTACAGACACTTCTTCCGCGGCCCGACACCCGCCTTCGTGGCCAGGGCGCTCTCAGCGCTGGCGCTGACTGCCGCGATGGCGCTCACCGTGCCCGCCGCTGCGGCCGCGCGCGCGCCCGCTGTCGCGCCACCGCCGTTCACCCAGGTCATCGAGCGCGAAGTGCCGGCCATCATGAAAGAAGCCCATATCCAAGGCGCGGCCGTGGGGCTGATTGTCGGAGGCAAGCTGGTCTACGCCAAGGGCTTCGGCTACGCGGACCACGCGGGCAAGGTGCCGGTGACGCCCGACACGGTGTTCGTCGCGGCCTCGCTGTCCAAGCCGATCGCCAGTTGGGTGACGATGCGTCTGGCCGAGCAGGGGCGCGTGCAGTTGGATAAGTCGGTGGCCGAGGTGCTGTCGCCGTGGCCGCTGGCGCAGAACGAGTTCGACCATCGCCTCATCACGATCCGCCGCCTGCTGTCGCACACTGCGGGCACGACCTTGGGCGGGTATCAGGGCTGGCTCGACTTCAAGGAACTGCCGAGCCTGGAGGAGTCGCTGGCCGGCGAGACCAACGGACGCGGTGCGGTGGAGTTGTTCGCGCCAGTCGGCGTGAAGTTCCAGTACTCCGGCGGCGGCTACACCCTGATGCAGTTGGCCATCGAGCGGACCACGCAGCGTAGGTATTCGGACCTGGCGCGTGAGCTGGTGTTCCGGCCGCTGGGCATGAAACACAGCAGCGTCGCCATGACGCCAGAGGTGCTGGCCGGCGCAGCGCAGGGACACGACGACGGTGGCAAGCCGGTGCCGGCGCGTTACTACGTCGAGCAGGCGCCTTCGACCCTGACCACCACCGTCCGCGACTTCGCCCGCTGGATGATTGCCGGCATGGCGAACACCGCCGGCGCGCATCCACTGACCCAGGCGCAACTGGCCCAGATGTATACACCCGCGGAACTGAGCACGCCGCGCGCGCCCGATGAGGCGGTCTACGGACTGGGCCACTTCATCGAACGCCTCGGCGACGGCAGCACCGCCGTCGGTCACGATGGACGCAACCAGGCCGGCTTCCGCGCCAAGTTCTTGATGCGTCCGCAATCCGGCGACGGCATCGTCTTCTTCAGCAACTCCCGCAGCGGCCTGGCCCTGGACCGCGTCGTCTGCCTGTGGGGCGCCGACGTGGCCAAGGTCGATCCGGTGACGACCTGCAAGAAATAG
- a CDS encoding DUF1501 domain-containing protein → MNRRQFLAGAAAGTAISALDWLRFFRAFGVPGTKKELGLAEAAAAEAAAPHFLIYWFQEGGWDGYSMFNPVHTPNDAVRVIPAGELRPVPAWSKHLYRPKSYGTSPLDPPKTQGNIQYGYLAQDGLELFPDLSVVSSHNGNTFHSGGRWEYHYGKYSASLSGKRNPDERTVMQAFCEAYGNGFLLPHVSWHRWLSDGELSIPSYPDGTGYYERLGPVHAHTIYGKTPAAMRERLSSLGSVAQGQRDARIRQFTDNLQQNFLDEKNSESVKAFASALEIHRSLTAGGSINLDPRTLFTNSALRADFGVTAADEATDSSSINGNPARSKETPNTNVQALMTYELMTKGLSIGFFIENRGLRHFDSHRDRRFIMSNKGQADQRDTMRRNLWLPLKTLVSKLKSTPYGTTGKSYYDFTTIVLSSEMGRTISGDVESILANAALTDTQKYDEILAQDCCQHWRVSSAAFLGGTVRGNTQFGRVGSTSLEGIPLMPDGTLDPAYDPDTGLLVPGRTKSATSFITDAGHLYSTALYLSGLDPAALKAAGKGRNDRPALKFIKKP, encoded by the coding sequence ATGAACCGCCGCCAATTCCTCGCCGGCGCCGCCGCCGGCACCGCCATCAGCGCCCTGGACTGGCTCCGCTTCTTCCGGGCCTTCGGTGTCCCGGGCACGAAGAAGGAGCTGGGCCTGGCCGAGGCCGCCGCCGCCGAGGCCGCCGCCCCCCACTTCCTCATCTACTGGTTCCAGGAGGGAGGCTGGGACGGGTACAGCATGTTCAACCCCGTCCACACGCCCAATGACGCCGTCCGCGTCATCCCCGCGGGCGAGCTGCGTCCCGTCCCCGCGTGGAGCAAGCACCTCTACCGCCCCAAGAGCTACGGCACCTCGCCGCTGGACCCGCCGAAGACGCAGGGCAACATCCAGTACGGCTACCTCGCGCAGGACGGGCTGGAGCTGTTCCCGGACTTGTCGGTGGTCTCCAGCCACAACGGCAACACGTTCCACTCGGGCGGCCGGTGGGAGTACCACTACGGCAAGTACAGCGCGTCCCTGTCCGGCAAGCGCAACCCGGACGAGCGCACCGTGATGCAGGCCTTCTGCGAGGCCTACGGCAACGGCTTCCTGCTGCCGCACGTGTCGTGGCACCGGTGGCTGTCGGACGGTGAGCTGTCCATTCCGTCCTACCCGGACGGCACCGGCTACTACGAGCGGCTGGGCCCGGTGCACGCGCACACCATCTACGGCAAGACGCCGGCCGCCATGCGCGAGCGCCTGTCCTCGCTGGGCAGCGTGGCCCAGGGCCAGCGCGACGCGCGCATCCGCCAGTTCACCGACAACCTCCAGCAGAACTTCCTCGACGAGAAGAACAGCGAGTCGGTGAAGGCCTTCGCCTCCGCGCTGGAAATCCACCGCTCGCTCACCGCGGGCGGCAGCATCAACCTGGACCCGCGCACCCTCTTCACCAACAGCGCGCTGCGCGCCGACTTCGGCGTCACCGCGGCGGACGAGGCGACGGACTCCTCGTCCATCAACGGCAACCCCGCCCGCTCGAAGGAGACGCCCAACACCAACGTGCAGGCGCTGATGACCTACGAGCTGATGACGAAGGGGCTGTCCATCGGCTTCTTCATCGAGAACCGGGGCCTGCGCCACTTCGACTCGCACCGAGACCGCCGCTTCATCATGAGCAACAAGGGCCAGGCGGACCAGCGCGACACCATGCGCCGCAACCTCTGGCTGCCGCTGAAGACGCTGGTGTCGAAGCTCAAGTCCACGCCGTACGGGACGACGGGGAAGAGCTACTACGACTTCACCACCATCGTCCTCTCCTCGGAGATGGGCCGCACCATCTCCGGCGACGTGGAGTCCATCCTCGCCAACGCCGCCCTGACGGACACGCAGAAGTACGACGAAATCCTGGCCCAGGACTGCTGCCAGCACTGGCGCGTCAGCAGCGCGGCCTTCCTCGGTGGCACCGTGCGCGGCAACACGCAGTTCGGCCGCGTGGGCAGCACGTCCCTGGAGGGCATCCCCCTCATGCCGGACGGCACGCTGGACCCGGCGTATGACCCGGACACCGGCCTGCTCGTCCCCGGCCGCACGAAGAGCGCCACCAGCTTCATCACCGACGCGGGCCACCTGTACTCGACGGCGCTGTACCTGTCGGGCCTGGACCCGGCCGCGCTCAAGGCCGCGGGCAAGGGGCGCAACGACAGGCCGGCGCTGAAGTTCATCAAGAAGCCCTGA
- a CDS encoding SelT/SelW/SelH family protein: MADPKVSITYCNSUGYKPRAARAAAALKDELDLEAELMTGPSGSYEVAVDGRVVIKKQTLAFPTEQEIVDAVSKVLGR, from the coding sequence ATGGCCGACCCGAAGGTGTCGATTACGTACTGCAATTCCTGAGGCTACAAGCCCCGGGCCGCCCGTGCGGCGGCCGCACTGAAGGACGAGCTGGACCTGGAAGCGGAGCTGATGACAGGACCTTCGGGAAGCTACGAGGTCGCCGTGGACGGCAGGGTGGTCATCAAGAAGCAGACGCTGGCGTTCCCCACCGAGCAGGAAATCGTGGACGCCGTGTCGAAGGTGCTGGGGAGGTAG
- a CDS encoding SRPBCC family protein, translating to MLKKLGIAAAILVAALVVYISTRPDRFYVERSVQLSAPADATFALINEFRQWQQWSPYEKLDPNLARTFEGPASGPGAVYAYKGDRNIGEGRMTILESRPGELVSIKLEFIAPFPATNQANFKLEANEKGTRVTWTMEGPNTLMGKVMSPFMDGFIGKSMEQGLADLDTAAQAEAKKRQQTAKTE from the coding sequence ATGCTCAAGAAGCTCGGAATCGCCGCCGCCATCCTCGTCGCCGCCCTGGTCGTCTACATCTCCACGCGTCCGGACCGCTTCTACGTCGAGCGGAGCGTCCAGCTCAGTGCGCCCGCGGATGCCACGTTCGCGCTCATCAACGAGTTCCGTCAGTGGCAGCAGTGGTCGCCCTACGAGAAGCTCGACCCGAACCTGGCGAGGACCTTCGAGGGCCCCGCCTCGGGCCCCGGCGCCGTCTACGCGTACAAGGGGGACCGCAACATCGGCGAGGGCCGGATGACCATCCTGGAGAGCCGGCCCGGAGAGCTGGTCTCCATCAAGCTCGAGTTCATCGCGCCCTTCCCGGCCACGAACCAGGCGAACTTCAAGCTCGAGGCGAACGAGAAGGGCACCCGCGTCACCTGGACCATGGAGGGGCCGAACACGCTGATGGGCAAGGTGATGTCGCCCTTCATGGACGGGTTCATCGGCAAGAGCATGGAGCAGGGCCTCGCCGACCTCGACACCGCCGCGCAGGCCGAGGCGAAGAAGCGTCAGCAGACGGCGAAGACGGAGTAG
- a CDS encoding pyridoxal phosphate-dependent decarboxylase family protein, producing MTDFRERVAAAYDAETFRREGHRLVDTLAGYLAGAERGEGPVLPWAAPAVNVDRFAAAFPEEPNGDFADLVARVLSGSNHLHHPRYVGHQVTAPVPLAALCDAVSSLLNNGMAVYEMGPVSTAMERNVLRWMAARLGLPESTDGVLTSGGSLGNLTALLAARQAKAGYDAWNQGAHAGPPLTVLVAKTAHYCVSRATRIMGWGEGGVTPVAVDEHFRLRPESLDAAFKTATLAGRKVIAVVASAGSTATGAFDPLEPVADFCEQRGLWFHVDGAHGASAVLSPTHRHLVRGIDRADSVVWDAHKGLLMPALVTAVLFRDGARSFEAFAQEASYLFHGDGERPWSDVGMRTMECTKEMMALKVYACLAVLGTRLFSDAVTESYDQARRFAKRLAAAGDFEVAVQPDCNILCFRHTPAHVPAEEWDALQARLRERLVTRGDFYLVQTKLPKGVYLRVTLINPLTTDADLDGLMEALRTAARR from the coding sequence ATGACGGACTTCCGTGAACGGGTTGCCGCCGCGTACGACGCAGAGACGTTCCGCCGCGAGGGACACCGGCTGGTGGACACGCTGGCGGGCTACCTCGCCGGGGCGGAGCGCGGCGAGGGGCCGGTGCTGCCCTGGGCCGCGCCCGCGGTGAATGTGGACCGCTTCGCCGCCGCCTTCCCGGAGGAGCCCAATGGCGACTTCGCGGACCTGGTGGCCCGGGTGCTGTCGGGCTCCAACCACCTGCACCACCCGCGCTACGTGGGCCACCAGGTGACGGCGCCGGTGCCGCTGGCGGCGCTATGCGACGCGGTGTCGTCGCTGCTCAACAACGGCATGGCCGTGTACGAGATGGGCCCCGTCTCCACCGCCATGGAGCGCAACGTGCTGCGGTGGATGGCGGCGCGGCTGGGGCTGCCGGAGAGCACGGATGGAGTGCTCACCTCGGGAGGCTCGCTGGGCAACCTCACCGCGCTGCTCGCCGCGCGGCAGGCGAAGGCGGGCTACGACGCGTGGAACCAGGGCGCGCACGCGGGCCCGCCGCTCACGGTGCTGGTGGCGAAGACGGCGCACTACTGTGTCTCGCGCGCCACGCGCATCATGGGCTGGGGCGAGGGCGGCGTGACGCCCGTCGCGGTGGACGAGCACTTCCGCCTGCGGCCGGAGTCGTTGGACGCCGCCTTCAAGACGGCCACGCTCGCGGGGCGCAAGGTGATTGCGGTGGTGGCGAGCGCGGGGTCCACGGCCACGGGAGCGTTCGACCCGCTGGAGCCGGTGGCGGACTTCTGCGAGCAGCGGGGGCTGTGGTTCCACGTGGACGGGGCGCACGGGGCGTCGGCGGTGCTCAGCCCCACGCACCGGCACCTGGTGCGCGGCATCGACCGGGCGGACTCGGTGGTGTGGGACGCGCACAAGGGCCTGCTGATGCCGGCGCTGGTGACGGCGGTGCTCTTCCGCGACGGGGCGCGCTCGTTCGAGGCCTTCGCGCAGGAGGCCAGCTACCTGTTCCACGGTGACGGCGAGCGGCCGTGGAGCGACGTGGGCATGCGCACCATGGAGTGCACCAAGGAGATGATGGCGCTGAAGGTGTACGCCTGCCTCGCGGTGCTGGGCACGCGCCTGTTCTCGGACGCGGTGACGGAGTCGTATGACCAGGCCCGGAGGTTCGCGAAGCGCCTGGCCGCCGCTGGAGACTTCGAGGTGGCGGTGCAACCGGACTGCAACATCCTCTGCTTCCGCCACACCCCGGCGCATGTGCCGGCGGAGGAGTGGGACGCATTGCAGGCGCGCCTGCGCGAGCGGCTGGTGACGCGCGGGGATTTCTACCTCGTGCAGACGAAGCTGCCCAAGGGCGTGTACCTGCGCGTCACCCTCATCAACCCGCTCACCACCGACGCGGACCTGGATGGGTTGATGGAGGCACTGAGGACGGCGGCGCGGCGGTGA
- a CDS encoding carbohydrate-binding domain-containing protein: MRASPLRPWCRALAVLALSTAGCYGQASLDMQGDTPGDEDPPVQQDGSLDCDLGIVPESVTLQGIAEDFARTVHPAMVRETSGCISCHATTTARLFKVSYEGVETFYAARAAGFMKPASGSLLSRLVTQDEAVRMPKAQPAWSKQEIADVARLTCQLAAVEARPAAAKPDEEFPPALLQPYTGPAVATYDNPFIGFDQLKGKVKSVFNDAWVRGGVDRFAQNVGVFGGVDYKDHFVEARAASADFFLGLDDLSRDVCLVAATNKTGPFAGLDLAQPLVDVPAPSTKQYEMELAVRTDATTIPAGTQILASTGGKSGSTGWNLYTTGSLATAQPYPFPTSNTYRFTVKAKGDLCGPDLPHLQLKVDGVIVKEWDVSNNTAYADFVHSQAVAAGGHVLSVHFTNDYGETGVCDRNLHVDALQVYGPTEAATGTQRADAAKAKVDTLYRRMLYRAATAQERTDGYALVTDLNDFEPNLPKAWSGLCEGLMRAPDFLFTLPPSYEALSGKERDRLLLVKLAQDLTGRPPTAAEFTALESGTKSWEDLVDTYLESPDFQTYYFQRMRVRTESEGTPDTDEPARMWTHLVLEEKPFQELLTGDYSVDDGFKQVARTPEHGKTGVLTMKGFIKNKPGLPHYNYAARVMTDFMGALYEVPSEVFDMRGAATAASTVDPNSICFACHQTLTPLAHQRLKWDDEGNYRTTDIEGKPLDDSDRGLVGVYSYKGQGMEAFATQAVKKEAFVRRTLNAQFALFFGREMRHTQDERVVYKRLWDVTQESHGNLKAVLKAVATSPEYLR; this comes from the coding sequence ATGCGCGCATCCCCCCTGCGCCCGTGGTGCCGTGCCCTCGCTGTGCTCGCGCTGTCCACCGCCGGCTGCTACGGCCAGGCCTCCCTCGACATGCAGGGCGACACGCCCGGCGATGAAGACCCACCGGTGCAGCAGGACGGCTCCCTGGACTGCGACCTGGGCATCGTCCCCGAGAGCGTGACGCTGCAGGGCATCGCCGAGGACTTCGCGCGCACGGTGCACCCGGCCATGGTGCGCGAGACGTCCGGCTGCATCTCCTGCCACGCCACCACCACCGCCCGCCTCTTCAAGGTGAGCTACGAGGGCGTGGAGACCTTCTACGCCGCGCGCGCGGCAGGCTTCATGAAGCCTGCGTCCGGCTCGCTGCTCTCGCGCCTCGTCACCCAGGACGAGGCGGTGCGCATGCCCAAGGCCCAGCCGGCGTGGAGCAAGCAGGAGATCGCCGACGTCGCCCGCCTCACCTGCCAGTTGGCGGCGGTGGAGGCACGCCCGGCCGCGGCGAAGCCGGACGAGGAGTTCCCCCCGGCCCTCCTCCAGCCCTACACCGGCCCGGCCGTCGCCACGTATGACAACCCCTTCATCGGCTTCGACCAGCTCAAGGGGAAGGTGAAGTCCGTCTTCAACGACGCCTGGGTGCGCGGCGGCGTGGACCGCTTCGCGCAGAACGTGGGCGTCTTCGGGGGCGTGGACTACAAGGACCACTTCGTCGAGGCGCGCGCGGCCTCCGCGGACTTCTTCCTCGGCCTGGATGATTTGTCCCGGGACGTGTGCCTGGTGGCGGCCACCAACAAGACGGGCCCCTTCGCCGGGCTGGACCTGGCGCAGCCGCTGGTGGACGTGCCCGCTCCCTCGACGAAGCAGTACGAGATGGAGCTCGCCGTGCGCACGGACGCCACCACCATCCCCGCCGGCACGCAGATTCTGGCCAGCACCGGCGGGAAGTCGGGCAGCACCGGGTGGAACCTCTACACCACGGGCAGCCTCGCCACGGCCCAGCCCTACCCCTTCCCCACCAGCAACACGTACCGCTTCACGGTGAAGGCGAAGGGCGACCTGTGCGGCCCGGACCTGCCGCACCTGCAACTCAAGGTGGACGGCGTCATCGTGAAGGAGTGGGACGTGTCCAACAACACGGCCTACGCGGACTTCGTCCACTCGCAGGCGGTGGCGGCCGGCGGCCACGTGCTGTCGGTGCACTTCACCAACGACTACGGCGAGACGGGCGTCTGTGACCGCAACCTGCACGTGGACGCGCTCCAGGTGTACGGCCCCACGGAGGCCGCCACCGGCACGCAGCGCGCGGACGCGGCGAAGGCGAAGGTGGACACCCTCTACCGGCGCATGCTGTACCGCGCCGCCACCGCGCAGGAGCGCACCGACGGCTACGCGCTGGTGACGGACCTCAACGACTTCGAGCCCAACCTCCCCAAGGCGTGGAGCGGTCTGTGCGAGGGGCTGATGCGCGCCCCCGACTTCCTCTTCACCCTGCCGCCCTCCTACGAGGCCTTGAGTGGCAAGGAGCGGGACAGGCTGCTCTTGGTGAAGCTGGCGCAGGATTTGACGGGCCGCCCGCCCACCGCCGCCGAGTTCACCGCGCTGGAGAGCGGCACGAAGTCGTGGGAGGACCTGGTCGACACGTACCTCGAGTCGCCCGACTTCCAGACGTACTACTTCCAGCGGATGCGGGTGCGCACGGAGAGCGAGGGCACGCCCGACACGGACGAGCCCGCGCGCATGTGGACGCACCTCGTCCTGGAGGAGAAGCCCTTCCAGGAGCTGCTCACCGGCGACTACTCGGTGGATGACGGCTTCAAGCAGGTGGCGCGCACGCCGGAGCACGGGAAGACGGGCGTGCTCACCATGAAGGGCTTCATCAAGAACAAGCCCGGCCTGCCGCACTACAACTACGCGGCGCGGGTGATGACGGACTTCATGGGCGCCCTGTACGAGGTGCCCTCGGAAGTGTTCGACATGCGCGGCGCCGCGACGGCCGCCTCCACGGTGGACCCCAACAGCATCTGCTTCGCCTGCCACCAGACGCTCACGCCGCTGGCGCACCAGCGCCTCAAGTGGGACGACGAGGGCAACTACCGGACGACGGACATCGAGGGGAAGCCGCTGGACGACAGCGACCGCGGGCTGGTGGGCGTCTACTCGTACAAGGGCCAGGGCATGGAGGCCTTCGCCACGCAGGCGGTGAAGAAGGAGGCCTTCGTGCGCCGCACCCTCAATGCCCAGTTCGCCCTCTTCTTCGGCCGGGAGATGCGCCACACGCAGGATGAGCGCGTCGTCTACAAGCGCCTCTGGGACGTCACCCAGGAGAGCCACGGCAACCTGAAGGCCGTGCTGAAGGCCGTCGCCACCTCACCGGAGTACCTGCGATGA
- a CDS encoding lysyl oxidase family protein gives MRLRDTRFCAVVLLLAMTGCKDDPPPQPDAGTPDGGGTAGPTLSETPRWQVAGDGLNPNECFGRTVAVGDVNGDGRKDLLVTSPPCVSRTPPDPGSVSLYAGEARDFSQTPVTTTMSWVHPSPRASGSKLTASTGNIDGDAYSDVLVISYYGVSVFKGGPDLSQVLAQPLFRVPAESTATRFSGARLLDLDGDGKDELAVSTLVGVLTVYKATPGAPEGAFTPVRTMSGTLAPAGDTNGDGAQDLLVTGDDFTVGLFLGCKAGSPQACEGPLTAQPVWTGVAEAFYALPDLSGDGRPEALMLLNGSQRLHLSDASLQGYSPEVTWQAMDDAVFPLFGQLYTTFGQAVVPVGSMAEGSTGHDFVVTAVGRVYLFRPTQNVSGPLEPVWAWPRANRLDPRTALGPTYLVAAAAGDLDGDGHDDLVVGLPPDGTRFPGRVVVFGGGAVPDSTEPAPALAPMKTCNLAVDPVNGKPDLTVDGDVLARSLYVERRTFAADSCEVREGCVPAGGERRLLRFSTSIMNMGTGPLVVPAPEKRPDLFIYDECHEHHHLKDFAGYALRDATGKDTAVGRKQGFYMIDFTQYCADGRPFSEYLPGTGISPGWSDVYTADVPCQWLDVTDTPDGEYTVRVGVDENHIVDEDNKLPNEVSVKVRLAGDTVTVLP, from the coding sequence ATGAGGCTGCGAGACACACGGTTCTGCGCGGTCGTGTTGCTACTGGCGATGACGGGCTGCAAGGACGACCCGCCCCCCCAGCCCGATGCAGGCACGCCCGATGGCGGTGGCACCGCCGGGCCCACCCTCTCCGAGACCCCGCGCTGGCAGGTGGCCGGAGACGGCCTGAACCCCAATGAGTGCTTCGGCCGCACTGTGGCGGTAGGCGACGTCAACGGGGATGGGCGCAAGGACTTGCTGGTGACGTCACCGCCATGCGTCAGCCGCACGCCGCCGGACCCGGGGAGCGTATCGCTGTACGCGGGCGAGGCGCGCGACTTCTCCCAGACGCCGGTCACCACGACGATGTCGTGGGTGCACCCCAGCCCGAGAGCCTCGGGCAGCAAGCTCACCGCGAGCACCGGCAACATCGACGGGGACGCGTACTCGGACGTGCTGGTGATCTCCTACTACGGCGTCAGCGTGTTCAAGGGCGGGCCGGACCTGTCCCAGGTGCTGGCCCAGCCGCTGTTCCGCGTGCCCGCCGAGTCCACCGCCACCCGCTTCAGCGGCGCACGACTGTTGGACCTGGATGGGGACGGAAAGGACGAGCTCGCCGTCTCCACCCTCGTCGGGGTCCTCACCGTGTACAAGGCGACGCCCGGGGCGCCAGAGGGGGCCTTCACCCCTGTTCGCACGATGTCCGGCACCCTGGCCCCCGCGGGAGACACCAACGGGGACGGGGCCCAGGACCTGCTGGTGACCGGGGATGACTTCACGGTGGGGCTCTTCCTGGGGTGCAAGGCGGGCAGCCCGCAAGCATGTGAGGGGCCGCTGACGGCGCAGCCGGTGTGGACGGGCGTGGCCGAGGCCTTTTACGCGCTGCCCGACCTGAGCGGGGACGGCCGCCCGGAGGCGCTCATGCTCCTGAATGGCAGCCAGCGCCTGCACCTGTCCGACGCCTCGCTCCAGGGCTATTCGCCGGAGGTCACCTGGCAGGCGATGGACGACGCGGTCTTCCCCCTCTTCGGCCAGCTCTACACCACCTTCGGCCAGGCCGTCGTCCCCGTGGGGTCCATGGCGGAGGGCAGCACGGGCCACGACTTCGTCGTCACCGCCGTGGGGCGCGTGTACCTCTTCCGCCCCACGCAGAACGTGTCCGGTCCCCTGGAGCCGGTGTGGGCGTGGCCGCGAGCCAACCGCCTCGACCCCCGCACGGCCCTGGGCCCGACCTATCTGGTAGCGGCGGCCGCGGGCGACCTGGATGGAGATGGCCATGACGACCTGGTCGTGGGCCTGCCGCCGGACGGCACGCGCTTCCCGGGCAGGGTGGTGGTGTTCGGCGGTGGCGCGGTGCCCGACTCGACGGAGCCCGCGCCCGCGCTGGCCCCCATGAAGACGTGCAACCTCGCGGTGGACCCGGTGAACGGCAAGCCGGACCTGACGGTGGACGGGGACGTGCTCGCGCGCTCGCTCTACGTGGAGCGGAGGACCTTCGCCGCGGACTCCTGCGAGGTGCGCGAGGGCTGCGTGCCGGCGGGCGGCGAGCGGCGCCTGTTGCGCTTCTCCACCTCCATCATGAACATGGGCACCGGCCCGCTCGTGGTGCCCGCGCCGGAGAAGAGGCCGGACCTCTTCATCTACGACGAGTGCCACGAGCACCACCACCTGAAGGACTTCGCCGGCTATGCCCTGCGCGACGCCACGGGAAAGGACACCGCGGTGGGCCGCAAGCAGGGCTTCTACATGATCGACTTCACCCAGTACTGCGCGGATGGCCGCCCGTTTTCCGAGTACCTGCCGGGCACGGGTATCTCTCCCGGCTGGTCGGACGTCTACACCGCCGACGTTCCCTGCCAGTGGCTGGACGTCACCGATACCCCGGACGGCGAGTACACCGTGCGCGTGGGCGTGGACGAGAACCACATCGTCGACGAGGACAACAAGCTCCCCAACGAGGTCAGCGTCAAGGTACGCCTCGCTGGTGACACGGTGACCGTGCTGCCCTGA
- a CDS encoding serine hydrolase domain-containing protein — protein sequence MFSIVLLLGMAGAVSGCSDDDEPTSSLHADLQATLDDAVARGVTPGVALVVSSRNGQSWSGAAGLSDVERKLPMSAQDSFRAGSILKTLVATAVLQSVERNVLALDDTLTERLPASVTAHIANAESITLAMLLGHRSGIPEWVTDETNQAIVADPEHVWTLDEILGIVEAQPPTFAPGASYGYSNTNYVLLGEILSAAEGRSWREVVRERVIARAGLSHTTLPEPGDTDCAASCARGYVPFDDELMDFTAVDPSMAGASGGHALVTTAFDLTTFWKQLRAGALFERADTLDAMLSFQPAPEPESRLVGYGLGVMQLESQGTVAVGHLGTTAGYQSFMLYVPATDRYVTGFTNVMGDLAAVLVPILDRASRP from the coding sequence GTGTTTTCCATCGTCCTGCTCCTCGGGATGGCCGGAGCGGTCAGCGGCTGCAGTGACGACGACGAGCCCACGTCGTCGCTACACGCGGACCTGCAGGCCACTCTCGACGACGCCGTCGCCAGGGGCGTGACTCCCGGCGTCGCCCTGGTCGTCTCCTCGCGCAATGGCCAGTCCTGGTCAGGCGCGGCCGGTCTCAGCGATGTCGAGCGGAAGCTGCCAATGTCCGCGCAGGACTCCTTTCGCGCTGGCAGCATCCTCAAGACTCTCGTCGCCACCGCCGTGCTGCAGTCCGTCGAGCGGAACGTGCTCGCTCTGGACGACACCCTGACGGAGCGGCTGCCGGCGAGTGTGACGGCCCATATCGCGAACGCGGAGTCCATCACCCTGGCCATGCTGCTCGGTCACCGGTCGGGCATCCCGGAGTGGGTCACGGATGAGACGAACCAGGCCATCGTGGCCGACCCGGAGCACGTCTGGACGCTCGACGAGATTCTCGGCATCGTCGAAGCGCAGCCGCCGACCTTCGCTCCCGGAGCGTCGTACGGCTACTCGAACACCAACTACGTGCTCCTCGGCGAAATCCTCTCAGCCGCGGAAGGTCGCAGCTGGCGCGAGGTCGTCCGCGAGCGCGTCATCGCGCGAGCCGGGCTCTCGCACACGACTCTGCCCGAGCCGGGAGACACGGACTGCGCGGCGTCTTGCGCGCGGGGGTACGTCCCGTTCGACGACGAGCTGATGGACTTCACCGCCGTCGACCCTTCGATGGCCGGGGCCTCCGGCGGTCACGCCCTGGTGACGACGGCCTTCGACCTCACCACCTTCTGGAAACAGCTCCGCGCCGGTGCGCTGTTCGAGCGCGCGGACACCCTGGACGCCATGCTCTCGTTTCAACCGGCACCCGAGCCCGAGTCCCGGCTGGTTGGATATGGGCTCGGCGTGATGCAGCTCGAGTCCCAGGGGACCGTCGCCGTCGGGCACCTGGGCACCACGGCGGGCTACCAGAGCTTCATGCTCTATGTGCCGGCGACCGACCGCTACGTCACGGGGTTCACCAACGTGATGGGTGACCTGGCCGCGGTGCTCGTGCCCATCCTGGACCGCGCGTCACGCCCCTGA